TTGCGCAAAATGCCATAATCCATCCTATAGAATAAATAAGCAAGGATTGCCCCCAGGACTACAAATGCAACCTGCCTCTCAATGAAAAAATAAGGGGTATGCTTATGTGAAATTGAGTAAACAAAAGATGAACTCCATACCTCCAGTATGCCTGCAAGGGTAAGTACGGTAACAGAGATAATTAATAATTGTACATCAAAAGATTTATTAAACACTCTCGTATTTCTTTTTGAATCGAGCAAATTTTCTTTTAAAATCCTCTCCTCTTTCTTCAAAATTTTCATATTGATCAAAACTTGACCCACCCGGACTAAATAGAACGACCTCTCCCTTGGCAGCAAAAGCAAAAGCACCACTAATTGCACCTGCTATATCTAATGCCGGAACAGCAAATACCCCTTTTAATTCCTCGTCTATTCTTTTTCTATCCTCGCCGAATACAATCACCATCTTCACCTTCTCTTTTAAAAGCGGTACTAATTCAGCAAAAGACACCCCTTTATGTTTACCTCCCAAAATCAAGATAATGGGCTTATCAAAAGCCATCACCGCATTTTTTACCGCATTGATATTTGTACTCTTTGAATCATTATAAAATTTCACACCGTCTATTTCGCCCACATATTCCAACCTATGAGCAAGCGTTTCTGTAGTCATCGCTACCTCCCTAATTACATTAATATTTACACCGCAAGCCAAAGATGCACATGATGCGGCGGCTATATTTTCCATGTTGTGTTCACCAAACAATTTTGTATGATCAATCACTATTCTATCACCATTTATGGACAAAAATACACTACCCCTCTTTATCTGTGCTCCACCCAGAGGCAAACATCTCTGGGAAAAAGGTGCTATGCGGGGCAAGGGGTTTATCATCTCCATATCATACAAATCACAATTGAACACAGCACAATCGTTCTTGTTTTGATTAGTAAAAATTTTCAACTTCACTCTCTCGTAATCTTGAAGATCTTCATACCTACACAAGTGATCTTCACTCACATTTAAAAGCACTGCGATATATGGTTTAAACTTATCAATAAATTCCAGCTGAAAACTACTCACCTCCACCACCAGAAAATCCCAATTGTCCTCACTTGCCGCGGTAGTAAAAGGAAAACCTATATTTCCACAAGCCTTTACCCTAAAACCTGAAGCACACAACATCTCCTCCACCAGATGAGCGCAGGTAGTCTTTCCATTTGTTCCTGTAATTGCTACTATAGGGCATTTTACAATCTCATATCCAAATTCTATCTCCCCTATCACGCGTTCTTTGTTGCGTAAAGCATATCTTATAAAAGAATGGTCACGACTAACTCCAGGGCTTACCACTACCGTATCAAATCCAAACTTATAGAAATTTTTTGCTTCATTGCCAAAAAAATAATGCACATTTTCTTTGTTTTCAGCTTCAGGATTTCCTTCATCAAAAACATAACAAGATTCTCCCTGCCTGGAAAGATATTCTACAACCGCCTTTCCACTTCTACCGTAACCGATTACAGCAAATCTCATCCTATCCTCAAAACACTTACAGAAATAACAGCCAGTATTATAGATATAATCCAAAATCTCACTACCACCATCGGTTCGGGC
Above is a genomic segment from Deltaproteobacteria bacterium containing:
- the murD gene encoding UDP-N-acetylmuramoyl-L-alanine--D-glutamate ligase is translated as MRFAVIGYGRSGKAVVEYLSRQGESCYVFDEGNPEAENKENVHYFFGNEAKNFYKFGFDTVVVSPGVSRDHSFIRYALRNKERVIGEIEFGYEIVKCPIVAITGTNGKTTCAHLVEEMLCASGFRVKACGNIGFPFTTAASEDNWDFLVVEVSSFQLEFIDKFKPYIAVLLNVSEDHLCRYEDLQDYERVKLKIFTNQNKNDCAVFNCDLYDMEMINPLPRIAPFSQRCLPLGGAQIKRGSVFLSINGDRIVIDHTKLFGEHNMENIAAASCASLACGVNINVIREVAMTTETLAHRLEYVGEIDGVKFYNDSKSTNINAVKNAVMAFDKPIILILGGKHKGVSFAELVPLLKEKVKMVIVFGEDRKRIDEELKGVFAVPALDIAGAISGAFAFAAKGEVVLFSPGGSSFDQYENFEERGEDFKRKFARFKKKYESV